The Sulfurimonas sp. HSL3-2 genome segment TGAAGGACTATCCCTTTTTTTGCAAGTTCGACTTGTGTCTGAGTCTTTAAGCTTTCGATGCGGGCTTTCTGTACAGACGAAGAATCGATCCCTCCGTTAAAGATGTTCCATGTCAGTCTGGCTCCGACTGTATATGCTTTGTGGTCATCGGCATTGCCTAAAAATGTGTTATCAGCCGTAGAGACCTCTGCAAATGCACCAATAGTAGGATAGTATGCAGATTGCTCGGCAGTGACCATGTTTTTTCTTATATCCAGTCCAGTCGATGCTTTTTGAATATCGATGTTATTTGTTATGATATCCGTATCACTGATAGAAGGCATTTTGATATCCTGATAAGGAGTCTCGATGGAAGTGACTTTACGATTTAATAAAAAACTTAGGTAGTGATATAGAAGTTTTTCATTAGAAGTCATCTGGTTTACAAGACGTTCGACATTACCTTTTTTTGCTTGGACTTCCAAGAGGTCGACATTTTTCGCATAACCCTCTTTGATCATACTTTTGGTCATATTTTCTAGAGTATTGATATTGTTCAAAATTATATTAAGGTTTTTTACGGCATCTTTTAAAAGTGCCATATCGTAGTAGCTTTTTCTGATCTGATAAATTTTTTCATTTAAAAGCTGGTCTTTGTCAAGAGTTTTCATCTTTTTCATAGCTTCTGCGATATTTTTATAACTTGATATCTTAAAACCTGTAAAGAGAGCTACTTCATATTTTAGTTTACTTTGGAAAAAATTGTGGTCCGCCGGATAGTTTAGATCTTTAGGAGGTGTTACATAATCTGGATGACCTGCTAAAAAGTTAGTCATAAATTCTTGTGCCCCAAAGTCACCGAAAGTAGCTTCACGTGATGCAAGTTTAAAACCAAAGACATTTCCTGCATCGTTACTTCTGGCCACATCTTGTATAAGGTTTAAGCTTCCGTAGTTGTAGCCACTCGCGATATCACTCTCTTCTGTAGCGATCTCTTTATCGAATTCAGCTACTTTTATTTCAAGGTTATCCGACTTTACAATCTCTAAAGCCTGTGAAAGAGACAGCGAATCCGGATAGGTGATACTGTTTGCAAATAAAATCATTGTGGCAGATAGTAAGCCTACAATTTTTTTCATCAATTCTCCTTATGGAAATATATTTATAATCTTAACATATAATACTTATAACTATATTAGATAGTTGGAGTCATTTTTCTCTTTTAAAATACTATGGAGTAGATTATATTATATTTCATAAGAATTACAAATCAAATTTAAGTGATATTTAATGAAAGTCATAATCCTTAGTAAACAAGTATGGATACTTGTAATTAAACTATAAAAAGATTACTATTACATAAATAAAAATTATAAAAGGCTCTATTATGTCAAAAGCATGTCCTTTAATATTTAGACAGATCGACGGAACTATTGCCCGGGTCAGCGCTGTATTTGTATCGTTCTTTGTAGTAATGTTCTTATTGACGTCACAAGTGCTGTTCTTGTATTTTATAAGCGTGGATTTTTTGATGAGACTTTACGGATTAAAAGAATACAGCCTGATTCAGTATCTTTCTCTTTTTACGCAAAGAGTTTTATCTTTAAAATCAGAGATGACAGATGCAGGTGCAAAAAGACTGGCAGCAGGATTTGGATTCTTTTTTATGCTGCTTCTTATAATCGAGTATCATTTTAAACTGGATACGGCTATTTTCTTTACGGCAGGAGCTTTCTTAGTCTGCAGCTTTTTAGAGATCGCTTTTAGTTATTGTATCGGTTGTAAAGTTTATTTTATAGTTAAAAAAATATATCCCGCGTTTATGGAGTAGTGTATGGTCGGTGTCAGTTCAAAAGGTTTATACGGTCTAGCAGCAATGCATGTTCTTTCTCATGCAGTCAACGGAAGGACTATGCAGGTTAGAGAGATCGCGGCGATGACGTCACTTTCACATAGTTATCTTGAACAGCTTCTTTCTCAGCTCAGAAAAGCAGGTCTGTTAGTTAGTGTCCGCGGATCGAGCGGCGGTTATAAGCTTTCCCGTCCGGCTCATGAGATAACGGTCTTAGAGATCATAGAATCTTTAGAGGGTGCTATCTTTGAAGTAGATAAAAATGTAGGCTCAAGTATTATCTTAGAATCGTTTTGGTTTGACATCCAAAAGAGGGTTCAAGAGCTGTTTTCTTTAAAACTTTCTGAGATAGATCAGTCATATCAACCATTTTCATATTCGATTTAGGAGATATATAAAGGAAGTTGTTATATAATAGGTCTAAAAATATCTAAGGTACTTTGATGAAAATTTCTATACTTGAAAGTATAAAATCGCTTCCGCCACTTCCAAAGACTATCACAGAGATACAAAGGATATTCCTTGATCCAGATAGTTCTATCGCTGATCTGGTAAAAGTTATAGAAGATGATCCGATGATCATTGCTAACTTATTGAAGGCTGCGAACTCACCACTTTACAGTTTTAAAAAAGATATTAAAAATGTTTCTCAGGCAGTTTCATTATTTGGTATGAGTATGACAAGGTCTATTATTTTAGGACATTCTGTCAGAAAGCTTTTAAATGTCGATATGGAGCCATATGCAACTACATCTGAAAAGTTTGCAGAGGTCTCTTCAAAACAGGCTGCTCTTATGCATTGCTGGTATAAAAAGATAGACAGAGCAAAGGCTGATCAACTTTTTCTGGCATCGTTACTGCAAGAGACCGGAAAGATATTGATCGCAAGTTACATCATACAACAAGATGAGACTACGACTTTCAAGTCAGAGGTCGAGATGACACACAACATAGCTGCAGTAGAAAAGTCGTACGTAGGCGAGACGACGGCCTCTGTTACAGCGGCAATATTTGAACACTGGGGATTTGATGCTGATTTTGTCGAGATGATACGTTATTCGGATTTCCCGCAATTGGCGTCACAACATATGCTTGAGTTTGCAACGGCACTCAATATTGTCAAGACTATCATTCCGGTAAACAATCCGCTTAGCGAGATGTCTATAAATTTAGGACTAAAAAAAGCCAGTGATGCAGGATATAACCACGAACTGCTGGAAGATTGTATCGACGATATGTTAGATACACTCTAAAAACATTCCATTTCCTCTTTAGGAAGTGGCTTAAAATAGTCATTTCCTTGAATAAAACCACATCCATTTCCACATTAAATTTCAATAATATAGTTCGTATGATTTATAGCAGACAGCGTTTTATATTTCTATCTGCAATGGATTAAATAAAGATAAATTAAGATTAGATATACTTCTATTTAGATTTATTTATAGGGATTTTTTTATGTCAAAGACAGTAACGATAATAGATACTTTTGGATTCTTTTTTAGAAGTTTTTATGCACTTCCGCAACATCTCAGTAACAAGGACGGTTTTCCGACCGGACTTTTGACAGGATTTGTCAACTTCATCTCATCGCTTCAAAAAGAACACAGCAGCGATTATCTTGTGTTTGCTATCGACTCTAAGGGCAATACGTTTAGAAACGAGATAGACCCCAACTATAAAGCAAACCGCACCGCACCTCCTCATGAACTGACACTGCAGCTTCCAGTGGCAATAGAGTGGATAGACAAGATGGGTTTTCGTACTCTTGGCATGGTCGGATATGAAGCCGATGATATGATTGCTACCGTTGCAAAGTTGGCTGTTGAAAAAGGCTATAACGTAAAAATAGTCTCGCATGACAAAGATCTTTATCAGTTGATAGACGATGACAAGGTCGTGCTTGTAGATGCTATCAAAAGAAAGACGATAAACGAAGATGAGTGTATGCAGAAATATGGTGTCACTCCCAAGCAGTTTATCGATTTTCAGTCACTGCTTGGTGACAGCGCAGATAATGTCCCTGGTGTAAAAGGGATAGGCAAGGTGACGGCGCAAAAACTTATCTCTACTTACGGAAGTTTGGAAAACATCTATGAAAATATAGATACGGTCACTCCTGCAGGCGTCCAAAAGAAACTGATCGAGAACAAAGAGAACGCTTTTATGTCTAAGCAGCTTGTCACACTTAAAAGAGATGTATTTGACGAGTTTGACTTTGATGAGTATGAGATGCATTATGAGAACCCTTTTGTCCCGATCTATGATGAACTCGTACATTATGAGATGAACGGGATACTCCGAGCCCTTCATGCAAAAGGAGTGATGCAGGAACAAAAGCCAAGCAGTACTCAAAACGGTGTCGAGGTAGTCTACGAGACTATCAAAGAGCCAAAGTTGGAGGATTTCAAGACGACTCTGATAACGGAGAAAAAAGCGCTAGAAAGTGTATTGTCAGCTCTTACCGGTAATGAGATCGTAGCTTTTGATACGGAGACAACAGGGCTTGATCCTTATAAAGACACGCTTGTCGGATTCAGTTTTTGTTTTGATGAGAAACAGGCCTTTTATGTGCCGCTTGCCCATTCATACCTTGGAGCACCGGAGCAGATAGGTTCAGATGATGCAAAAGAGGCTATCAAAAAGATCTTTACATGTAAGGTAGTAGGGCACAACATCAAGTTCGATCTTCACTTTGTGACAAAGTATCTGGGAATGGACCTTGATATCTACGGCGACAGTATGATCCTTGCATGGCTTCATAACCCTGAGGGAAAACTCTCACTTGATCATCTCTCATCAACGATGCTAAATCATACTATGATCTCTTTTAAAGACACGGTCAAAAAAGGTGAGACTTTTGCTTCTGTAGAACTTGACGATGCCTGTAAATATGCAGCAGAAGATGCGCTCATCACGCTTCGTCTGTACAACCAGCTAGTCCAAAAGTTTAAACACAACTCTACAGAGTACCTTTTAGATGAAGCAGCCAACGTTGAGTACCCGTTTATCTCTACGCTTCTCAGAATGGAGCAAAGCGGTATAGCCGTTGACAGCGGATTTTTATCCGAATTTTTAGAAGAGGTGAAGACAAGACTTACCTCGCTTACAAAAGAGATATACGCTATAGCGGGATGCGAATTCAACCTTAACTCTCCGCAGCAGCTTGGAGGTATCTTGTTTGAAACACTTGCTCTTCCTTCTGGTAAAAAGACAAAGACAGGCTACTCGACTGATGAGAAGGTGTTAAGCTCTCTTGTCGATGAGCATGAGATCATAAGACATATACTTGATTATAGAGAGGTTCATAAGCTCTATTCTACATATATCGAGCCGCTTTTAAAACTTTCACAAGAGAGCGATGACAGCCGTGTGCATACCTCTTTTATACAAACAGGAACGGCAACGGGACGTCTGAGCTCAAAAAATCCAAATCTTCAAAATATCCCTGTTAGAAGTGACCTTGGTGTCAAGATACGCAGAGGTTTCGTGGCACCAAAAGGCAAAAAGCTTGTAGGAATAGACTACTCGCAGATAGAGCTTAGACTTCTTGCACACTTTAGTGAAGACAAAGTACTCGTCCATGCGTTTAAAGAGGATAAAGATATCCACCTTCAGACAGCTATAGTACTTTTTGGAGAGGACGAAGCACCGAGTAAGAGAAATATCGCAAAGACCGTAAACTTCGGACTTCTGTACGGGATGGGGCAGAAGAAGCTCTCAGATACTCTTGGTATAACTACAAAAGAGGCAAAAGATATCATCACGACCTATTTTGAAAAGTTTCATAACGTCAAAGAGTATTTTAATTATATCATCGAAGACAGCAAAGAGAAGGGATATGTAGAGACATTGCTTCGCCGCAGACGCTATTTTGACTATGCAAAAGCGACGCCGATGCTAAAAGCCGCATTTGAGAGAGAAAGTGTAAATACTAAGTTTCAAGGCAGCGTGTCTGACCTTATAAAACTTTCTATGAACAAAATAGACAGGATCATAAAAGAGGAAGGGTTAAAAGCGAAGATGCTTTTACAGATCCACGATGAACTGATATTCGAGGTAGATGAGGATGTTGCACAGGAACTTGGAGAAAGATTTCAGAAGATCATGGAAGATATTTATGAGCTCAATATCCCTCTCAAAGCATCCTTAAATATAGGTGATAACTGGGGAGAACTTAAATAAGATGATAAATATAAGTTTTTTAAATTTAATGAAGCTTAACAAATTTGTTTTTTCAGCTCCTTTAATGGTGTGTTTACTATGTTTTATTACAATGCTGACTCAATTAATGAATTTAGCCAATTATGACGACATAAAAGCCGTCGTAGTTAGCTGAATTTTGTACAAAAAAAAGGCGGTATGATGAAAAAGATATTATCTTTTATGGGCTCGATGAAAACAATGGCTGTTTTGATGCTCATTTTTGCATTCTCTATAGGATACGCGACTATCATAGAGAATGACTTTGGAACTATGACGGCAAAAGCCGATATCTACAACACAAGATGGTTTGAACTCCTTATGGGATTGCTTGCGATCAATCTATTTTTAAATATTATTAACTTTAAGATGTACACAAAAAGCAAAGCGCTTGTACTGACATTTCACATCTCATTTTTTGTGATACTTATCGGTGCTGCAGTAACACGTTATACTGGCTTTGAAGGGATGATGCACATCCGCGAGGGACAGACATCATCAGTAATGACGAGTTCTGAACCTTACTTAAACATCAAAGCAAGCGACGGCAGCAGTAACGTTGAGAGTGCAAAAGTACTTTATCTTTCAAAAAGATCATCTAACAGCTATGACCAAGACTTAAAAGTCGGATCAAAAGAGTTACATGTAAAACTTACCGAATATATTCCTGATGCGGTCGTACAGCTTGTTGAAGATAAAAACGGCGGACCTATCGCTAATATGATGATCACGTTAAACGGGCAGGGTGAGAGTGTTCAGCTTTCACAAGGCGAGTTTTTTGAGACGGGTGATTTAGTGCTTGATTTTGGTTCAGGTAAAAAGTTTGACAAGCCTGTTATCGAGATGTTTGTCGAGAACGGTAAACTGTATATCAACCATCCGATGGATCTGACATACCTGAAAATGGACGACAGAAGCAGTGGAGACCTAAAAGCTAACGCAAAAGAGGAGTTTCTGACACGTACGCTTCATACATATAAATCTACAAATATCGTACTTCGTCAGTTCTATGCATCTGCATCGAAGAAGCTTATTCGCAATCCAAATGCAAAAGCTAAAAATCCTGGAATGGATGCACTGCGTTTTGAGATAAGTGATGCAAATGACAAAAAATCTGTTCTTATTTACGGTAAACCGGGTGAAGTAGGAGATGATGTGAGTGTTGATGTAGACGGTGTGAAAGTCTCACTCAATTACGGTGCGAAGATCATTAACCTGCCTTTTGGCATAAAACTTAACGATTTCCAGCTTGAACGTTATCCCGGTTCTATGTCTCCGGCGTCTTACGCGAGTGAAGTGACACTGATCGATAGAGAACAAAACATGGAAGAGCCTTACCGCATCTATATGAATCATATACTTGATCATCGCGGATATAGATTTTTTCAATCTTCATACGACCAAGATGAAAGGGGA includes the following:
- a CDS encoding DUF4395 family protein; translated protein: MSKACPLIFRQIDGTIARVSAVFVSFFVVMFLLTSQVLFLYFISVDFLMRLYGLKEYSLIQYLSLFTQRVLSLKSEMTDAGAKRLAAGFGFFFMLLLIIEYHFKLDTAIFFTAGAFLVCSFLEIAFSYCIGCKVYFIVKKIYPAFME
- a CDS encoding HDOD domain-containing protein, producing MKISILESIKSLPPLPKTITEIQRIFLDPDSSIADLVKVIEDDPMIIANLLKAANSPLYSFKKDIKNVSQAVSLFGMSMTRSIILGHSVRKLLNVDMEPYATTSEKFAEVSSKQAALMHCWYKKIDRAKADQLFLASLLQETGKILIASYIIQQDETTTFKSEVEMTHNIAAVEKSYVGETTASVTAAIFEHWGFDADFVEMIRYSDFPQLASQHMLEFATALNIVKTIIPVNNPLSEMSINLGLKKASDAGYNHELLEDCIDDMLDTL
- the polA gene encoding DNA polymerase I encodes the protein MSKTVTIIDTFGFFFRSFYALPQHLSNKDGFPTGLLTGFVNFISSLQKEHSSDYLVFAIDSKGNTFRNEIDPNYKANRTAPPHELTLQLPVAIEWIDKMGFRTLGMVGYEADDMIATVAKLAVEKGYNVKIVSHDKDLYQLIDDDKVVLVDAIKRKTINEDECMQKYGVTPKQFIDFQSLLGDSADNVPGVKGIGKVTAQKLISTYGSLENIYENIDTVTPAGVQKKLIENKENAFMSKQLVTLKRDVFDEFDFDEYEMHYENPFVPIYDELVHYEMNGILRALHAKGVMQEQKPSSTQNGVEVVYETIKEPKLEDFKTTLITEKKALESVLSALTGNEIVAFDTETTGLDPYKDTLVGFSFCFDEKQAFYVPLAHSYLGAPEQIGSDDAKEAIKKIFTCKVVGHNIKFDLHFVTKYLGMDLDIYGDSMILAWLHNPEGKLSLDHLSSTMLNHTMISFKDTVKKGETFASVELDDACKYAAEDALITLRLYNQLVQKFKHNSTEYLLDEAANVEYPFISTLLRMEQSGIAVDSGFLSEFLEEVKTRLTSLTKEIYAIAGCEFNLNSPQQLGGILFETLALPSGKKTKTGYSTDEKVLSSLVDEHEIIRHILDYREVHKLYSTYIEPLLKLSQESDDSRVHTSFIQTGTATGRLSSKNPNLQNIPVRSDLGVKIRRGFVAPKGKKLVGIDYSQIELRLLAHFSEDKVLVHAFKEDKDIHLQTAIVLFGEDEAPSKRNIAKTVNFGLLYGMGQKKLSDTLGITTKEAKDIITTYFEKFHNVKEYFNYIIEDSKEKGYVETLLRRRRYFDYAKATPMLKAAFERESVNTKFQGSVSDLIKLSMNKIDRIIKEEGLKAKMLLQIHDELIFEVDEDVAQELGERFQKIMEDIYELNIPLKASLNIGDNWGELK
- a CDS encoding TolC family protein, which produces MKKIVGLLSATMILFANSITYPDSLSLSQALEIVKSDNLEIKVAEFDKEIATEESDIASGYNYGSLNLIQDVARSNDAGNVFGFKLASREATFGDFGAQEFMTNFLAGHPDYVTPPKDLNYPADHNFFQSKLKYEVALFTGFKISSYKNIAEAMKKMKTLDKDQLLNEKIYQIRKSYYDMALLKDAVKNLNIILNNINTLENMTKSMIKEGYAKNVDLLEVQAKKGNVERLVNQMTSNEKLLYHYLSFLLNRKVTSIETPYQDIKMPSISDTDIITNNIDIQKASTGLDIRKNMVTAEQSAYYPTIGAFAEVSTADNTFLGNADDHKAYTVGARLTWNIFNGGIDSSSVQKARIESLKTQTQVELAKKGIVLQVAKIKTQIQSYDDDIASLKQELKLADQIYKNYEARYREQLASMSDVIIKQSEQIEKILQLQEVRNKRNERIFALENISNGDK
- a CDS encoding Rrf2 family transcriptional regulator, producing the protein MVGVSSKGLYGLAAMHVLSHAVNGRTMQVREIAAMTSLSHSYLEQLLSQLRKAGLLVSVRGSSGGYKLSRPAHEITVLEIIESLEGAIFEVDKNVGSSIILESFWFDIQKRVQELFSLKLSEIDQSYQPFSYSI